In the genome of Mugil cephalus isolate CIBA_MC_2020 chromosome 21, CIBA_Mcephalus_1.1, whole genome shotgun sequence, one region contains:
- the slc22a16 gene encoding solute carrier family 22 member 16, with product MTVEKIFDELGHFKRYQACLYFAAVFQAVSCGIHYLASVFLVETPNFVSTVPGNITDVLFGNQTGSSLEDFLPAFKSGSGPLVVRTADGEQWELSRCRCALRINPGDFTYDFYGNKTVEACGGGFAYDNTEVHQSIVTDWDLVCDKEWLAKLCQPTFMLGVLIGALVFGDIADRVGRVRILMFTSVCQFVFGVSVAFSGNYYFFVVLRFLLAMVSSGYLVVVFVYVTEFTGIKVRTWTSMHVHAAFAVGIMVVALTGYLVRVWWIYQIILSICTSPFLLFCWKFPETPFYLMAKGRHQDTQTLLDRIARFNGLECRLKAEDLLEPEKNENGRALLEQDSEERPSQNEKKLSILDLFGSWRMAGRTCTVWAIWFIGSLGYYVFSLGSVNLGGNQYVNLFLAGAVEVPSYLVGCFAMDRIGRKKTCAPALILAGVACMLIIVVPPDIEPLAIALSMTGKFAIAIAFGLIYLYTCELYPTIIRSLAVGSGSMMCRVGSVVAPFCVYLADIWTYLPQLIVGILAFIIGVLTMMLPETLGKPLTTTLEEAESLGREPSKKKSALSNKEAEDGLELNQHGVKA from the exons ATGACCGTGGAGAAAATATTCGATGAGCTGGGACATTTTAAAAG aTACCAGGCATGTCTCTACTTTGCAGCAGTCTTCCAAGCCGTATCTTGTGGGATCCACTACCTGGCTTCTGTTTTCCTGGTGGAGACTCCCAACTTTGTGAGCACCGTGCCCGGCAACATCACCGACGTCCTGTTCGGTAACCAGACGGGATCTAGTCTGGAAGATTTCCTGCCGGCCTTTAAATCGGGGAGCGGGCCGCTGGTGGTGAGAACGGCCGATGGAGAGCAGTGGGAGCTCAGCAGGTGCCGCTGCGCCCTACGCATCAACCCAGGGGACTTCACGTATGATTTTTACGGCAACAAAACGGTGGAAGCGTGCGGCGGGGGCTTTGCTTATGACAACACCGAAGTTCACCAAAGCATCGTGACGGACTGGGACTTGGTGTGTGACAAAGAGTGGCTGGCCAAGCTGTGCCAGCCCACCTTCATGCTGGGGGTGCTGATTGGAGCGCTGGTGTTCGGGGACATTGCTGACAG GGTTGGTCGTGTGAGGATTCTCATGTTCACCAGCGTCTGTCAGTTTGTGTTCGGGGTGTCTGTGGCGTTCTCTGGAAACTACTATTTCTTTGTGGTGCTCCGTTTTCTCCTTGCCATG GTATCCAGCGGTTatctggtggtggtgtttgtCTACGTAACAGAGTTCACTGGCATCAAGGTGCGCACATGGACCTCTATGCACGTGCACGCGGCCTTTGCAGTCGGCATCATGGTTGTGGCTCTGACTGGTTACCTGGTTCGGGTCTGGTGGATCTACCAGATCATCCTGTCCATTTGCACCTCTCCCTTCCTGCTCTTCTGCTGGAAGTTCCCGGAGACTCCCTTTTACCTGATGGCCAAGGGCCGTCACCAGGACACCCAGACCCTGTTGGACAGGATTGCCCGCTTCAACGGACTTGAATGCAGGCTCAAAGCGGAGGACCTCCTGGAGCCAGAAAAGAATGAGAATGGGAGAGCTCTGCTGGAGCAGGATTCAGAGGAGCGGCCGTCACAGAACGAAAAGAAGCTGTCCATCCTGGATCTGTTTGGTAGCTGGAGGATGGCGGGCCGTACGTGCACAGTGTGGGCCATCTGGTTCATCGGTAGCCTCGGCTACTACGTCTTCTCTTTGGGCTCAGTCAACCTGGGCGGAAACCAGTATGTTAACCTCTTCCTTGCTG gTGCAGTTGAGGTCCCCTCTTATCTGGTCGGCTGTTTTGCAATGGACCGGATTGGAAGGAAGAAGACTTGCGCCCCAGCTCTGATCCTGGCCGGGGTTGCTTGCATGCTCATCATTGTGGTGCCTCCG GACATAGAGCCCCTGGCTATTGCTCTCAGTATGACCGGAAAGTTTGCCATCGCAATTGCCTTTGGTCTCATCTACTTGTACACCTGTGAGCTTTACCCAACCATCATCAG GTCTCTGGCAGTAGGCAGTGGCAGTATGATGTGCCGTGTGGGCAGTGTAGTGGCCCCCTTCTGCGTGTACCTTGCTGACATCTGGACCTACCTACCTCAG CTCATCGTGGGAATCCTGGCATTCATCATCGGAGTGCTGACGATGATGTTGCCTGAGACCCTGGGCAAACCTCTAACAACCACCTTGGAAGAGGCTGAATCTCTGGGACGCGAGCCCAGCAAGAAGAAATCCGCCCTGAGCAATAAAGAGGCGGAAGACGGGTTGGAGCTCAACCAACACGGAGTCAAAGCCTGA